ATATGCCGCTTTGGCTCAAAGGCACCTCCTGTCCTCATACATCTTTTGCCGCAGAACTATctctaatttagaatttaaattatAGTTTAGAGGTATTTCATTAAATGATAATTATTTAATACGTTGACAATGAAAATTTTTAACTCCATAAGTAGGATGAAATTTTATCATGTATCTTaagttatattttaaaaattaaaaataactaaatgTGACATGACAAAATCTCATCCATatattaaattacaaatttttatcACTTATGTACAaaataattactttaattaaattaattttaactaaaaattaaaCATTAGTTAActacaattaaaaaaattaaggattagttagaattttagttaatttggtCTGGCTCGACTAGGTCACTACTCACTAGGTAATATTATTAAACTAAATcatcatttttataaataaattaatgcgtaatttttaaccaaaaaaaaaaaagagcttagAGCCAAGAACTTTAGGATAATCCATCACTCGAGAAACATGAACGAgttatatatattgaaattaattatttaattgatttggaAAATAACTATTTAATAGTTTTTTCAATAATAAAACACTATTTAATTCATAAATTGTTGTTACCATACATGCATGAAATTTCAACAAATGCATGCATGTTCACGTATGGGAAAACGTGTAAGGGAtttaatatcaaattaaatatttacatattttaataatCTTTTACACAAGATTTTATATtcttcaataataatatataattgtaCTAAAATCTATATTAATTCGATATTTTTatgatattaattaaaaataatattttttcaatATATACTtaattggttaatttttaaatcaaataaaatatttttaatttattcaatattttacctaaatttatgaaaatgtataaaagtgttaaaagcaaattttaatcaattttattAGGGCTAGAAGTACATTGATACATTGCACATTTTACAACAAAACATATAGAAGTGGATATAATGTAAGACAAGCAAACTAGTATAATAAAGGGACTAGAAACTAAACCAATTTTAATCATTAAAcctctaaatttttaaaatttttcaatcaaGTCCCTTAAAAGCTTAATACCAAAATCGGTCATTGTACCTAAATATATATAGCAGACCAAATAATTTTCCTAGTAAGTTAAAGAGACTTATTAACCCAATGAGATAACTCAGGTTCAGATCCTAAAAGaaatattgttaaaaaaaataaCCACAAACTTTCAAAGAAAATTACGTGATCCATAAGACCAACATAAATAATaccttaatttaaaaaaaattaattattttaattattgatCAACAATCACATGCACATGAAATAAAGAAGGGTTTAATTAATCCACACCATCATGAAATTGGATTCACATGATTTGGCATCAATCCCTAATTATAATAGTAAGTTGAGTGCATGCATGCAATGCACTAATTCACTTTTGtcaattaatattattttgtttgCAATTTATGTCTCAATTCAGTCTTCAATCAGGCATGCTTCAATATCATTATTTTATCCAAATCTTGAATCTAAAGTGTCaccatatttaattttaattagaattaaattttaaattagtccctaaactctaaaatattttatttatttaaatctttATAATAATAGTATCGTataaattaagttattttattaatttaattgtcAAATTAAAACATGTTTAAAACACGTTGATTAGATTTAAATGCATCAGTACCTTTTACAAGGACAATCAGGGATGGTTCTAAGGTTAAGTCCCTTTTAACTTTTTTTGAAATAACAAGTTaatacaataaaaaaattaatgtatAATTCAATTTTGATCCCTCTAAAATAAGTTTCTAGCTTCATGGCTATGGACAACTTAACATGACGTGTTGTGTAAACAATCATTAAAATTTAAgagtaatattaatttttttaacacaTCATATTTAATTTATCCATGTGATAAGTACACGTGTTTAAAATTGAATATACATATTTTAAATGCAATCAACACCATAATTAACAATTAGGCTAACGAACTGACCTGGTTGATTTGATATTTGTACATTACAAAAACTCaattaaaatgttattttgaaatttaagacCAAATTTGAATCCAAACTATAATTCAAGGACGTATGGTGAAATTGACCCTATTAATAAATTTCatggtttcaaaaaaaaaattaataatttaatttttttttcaaaaatagaaaaataattactGTTGATTTAAAGCCCAAAACTTTATTCGGCGAAGCCGCGTGCGGCAACCGGTTTTGCGGTTTGACTCCAAAGGCAgcaaaaaagagaggaaaaagaaCCGATGAACAAACAATCGACACGTGCCAGACATTCCAACATAGAGCACGTGCTTGTCGGAGatttaattttttgtttcttGTATTGACTTAATAATGACTTGTACATTTAGGTCCCACGTGTTCTTTTGTTTGACCTTCTTACCCTTCATTTATGAGATAAAGCTCTATTTAGTCACTATATTTGACAACATTTCCGGTTTGGTCATTGAACTTGGATTGCTTAAGATATAGTGATGTGAGACTCTGAGATTATGCCATGTCATcttctaaaatattttaaaaaattatataattttttaaaaaataaattatatgataTTTAAATTTTCTAGTGATGATATGGATAATGTTATTGAATTTTAATGGAATTCAAATTCAAAAATCAAACTAGGGAAAACTGCCAAGTTCCAAGTAGTGATGTAAATGAAACACTAGTGCTCGTAAGTTATTTCAGttcaacttgaaaaaaaaaaaacttgaatttaatttaataattatcgaGTCAATTTTGAGCTCAAACAACTCGAACTATCATTAGAGCTGAATTCAAGCATTGTAATACTCAACTCGAACAACTTGCGAGCTTGATCAAAATTTTCCTTTATAacgtatttttatattattaaaattacatttttctccCTACAAAAAGTTTAGAATGTAATTTTTAAGTGTATAACAATATGTGCTTAAAATATTACAAATATGTTACGTTTGCATGACAcaaatttattaacccaaatcaCAAAAATTcagaagaaaaaataaagaagGCTAACTATTAATTATGTAAAGATGAAATTAGTAGTCTCAAATTGGGGCAACAATTTCTATTGATAGGTAAGCACTTTTGACGAAAATTTCAACCCTTTTTCCTATTTCAAGCACCCTAATAATTATATAGAACATGataataaaatagttaaaatataatataatttaataaaaataatataaatattttaacatttcaaattttatataatatatatgatatatattatatttaaatcacaatttaataaaagGATCATTTCCACTAAAAGTCTTTAaactattataaaaattttaattgatccAAAACTTTATAACgttttaatttcaataatcatTGAAAATTTCTAGGCTTTTTTGTTTCACTTTTCGATATTTATAAGTTTCGAGTTGTTTGTTTAGAAGTTGATTCAATTTCTTTATCTGGACTAAAATACCCAAAGGCAAACTTTAATGATGGCCAAGGGGCTTTGGCCCCctaaattttttagaaaattttatttatctcttgaaatttttaaaaaaattttgattaaatctctctcaaaattttaaaaattttaattaatcacacaaattcttttataattttaattagagcccttaatatttttttaaaaataaattctcatttaactcttaaattttttcaaaaatttactaAGTCCTAAAATTTAATACCAAGATCCGCTATTAAATATACCAATTAATTTTTGATCCATTCAATTTGACCAACTTATCCAATCCAATTTCAACAacattattttataatttgaaatgGAATTAAAATAGGGATGGAATCTTTTAATAAAAAgtctaaaaatataataatttgcaCGGATTATACGGTCTAAAATTGATTGAATGAACCGACAAAGTGCTCGAAATTCCATGATGCTTATGTAACTACTTGAACCGATCCCGATCCAACGGTCCAACTTCCACGTGTCTTGTGCCCATTGGCTTCACAATCAATCTTATTCTATCTTTGTTTCCTCCTTTTTGTATATAAAAGCCGTAATCCCCTGAGCTTTTTCTTATTTTGCACAGAGTTTcagtttttctttttccttttaatgCAAAAACGCCAGCTTTTTAAGAGAGAGATATGGTATTGAAAGAAGAACCGAAGTCACCGGAAAGTGACGTCACCAGCATGAGTTTCGAGGAGACGAAGCTGACTTTAGGATTGCCAGGGGAGGGACGATCGTCGGCGGGAGCTGTCAAGTGTTCTGCAAAACGTGGCTTCGTTGAGACCGTAGGGGATCTTAAAGTCGGGAGTTCTGGTGACTGCATGCCTGGTGGACGTGATGACACTACTACTGTTGTCGATTCCGGTGCCGGAATACCTCCTCCCGCCAAGTAAGTACAGCGAgacctttcttttctttaactgTTTTTAAGCGAgaccttttttttctttaactgtTTTTTAAAAAGGTtgcaatttcaaaataataaattaaattaaataaaattcgaAACTTTTTTCCCACCTtgaaaattatatgtatttttgCTATAATAAATGGTATTAATTTTTCACCTCTTGACTTGCTAGTATTATATAAAATTAGGTTTAgaaaaaaaccttaaaaaaattatagttaattatttgttttattaaacatataattgaaaaatcacaaaaactttcaattattttattttatttttaaaaaatatgtagatattttttatttaaatttcttctattttcaattaaattagATTGAATTATGAGCATTAATCATGCATATATAAAATTACGTGGTATATTTCATAAGAAGGATCAAAAGGGTAACACATCCAACCCCATGTGATGGTGTGTTCACCGCTCTAAGTATGGCTTGAATTTGAGTGGCACTAAATTTTatcctatttttataatttactaaAAAAATAACACATCTCATTAGTTACAGTAAAaaagttaattattaaaaaatcatcAACTGagcaataaatttattaaaagttCTTCACTTTTAATAATAGATATTATTTTAAggacaattttatttatttttatataaaatctagaaaaatatttataCATTTCAAAATGTTGTGattttatatcattttaatcaaagccaaattttgttattatatcatttttttaaatttgttacaTTTTTCACCAACAaaatctaatatatatacatataacataatatttttatttagaaaaaaacagatttatgattttattttgtGTAATTAACTGTACTTATGTGGGTATTGAAGGGAACAAGTAGTGGGTTGGCCACCAGTGAGATCAAGTAGAAAGAAGGCTATAAATGAGAGGTTTAAGTATGTGAAAGTAGCCATGGATGGAGCTCCATTTCTTCGCAAAGTAAACTTACAATGTTACTCTAGTTACAACCAGCTCTTGAAAGATTTCGACAACTTATTCGATTGTAAGTATTATGATAATTCATTTATGTACAGTTTTATGCATCATCAATAAATCAAATATTGAATCATTGTTAAAAAACTCTAAAACTTATCAAGGGATTTCTATTTCTTTGGAAGAAGTTTTTCAAAATGTTGTCTATTTGGAGCTGTTGGATCTTTCAATATGTGCAATATTCTCATCGGAAATTGCGAATTTAGAAAATCTTTTAAGAGGGACCgaaatttgaattataaattttgaaatgtcaaaaattatatatatttattatatatcagTTTATGATTTTATCATTTTTGAAAAGGactaaacatatttttatttcatttttatgggCGAAAGtataaatttagcttatttaaatttataatgtaATAATTTATAGGGGAGGCCTATGGTTGCCTACCAATCGGTGTTTTGTCTCCGAACTTTGACGAGAGCTTAAATGCTAGTGGTTGTCTAAAGAGGCGACAAGTTTAACAAAATGGAAGTGCTTTGTTGGAATGAACCGTGTATGGCATGTGATCATCTACTAAGGAAATGTAAGCATTTGCACGTAGTTTTGCTTGAGTTACGCATGGTTAATTCTAACGAGGCGCTCCGACTCAGATGAATCTATTGCATTTTCAAGCACTTGGGTTCTCGTTAGAGCTGGAGGACAAAATATTAATATGGGATGATAATGAACATTTTAAAGGACCTATTATTAACCTCTTGAAGGAATCGAAAATCtctcaacaaaattaaatttacTTAACTTTATTTCTAATAATATGACATAATATAATTGATTGATGATACA
Above is a genomic segment from Gossypium arboreum isolate Shixiya-1 chromosome 8, ASM2569848v2, whole genome shotgun sequence containing:
- the LOC108469173 gene encoding auxin-responsive protein IAA1-like, with the translated sequence MVLKEEPKSPESDVTSMSFEETKLTLGLPGEGRSSAGAVKCSAKRGFVETVGDLKVGSSGDCMPGGRDDTTTVVDSGAGIPPPAKEQVVGWPPVRSSRKKAINERFKYVKVAMDGAPFLRKVNLQCYSSYNQLLKDFDNLFDCTNKEESKLMDVVKRMEYVPTYEDKDNDWMLVGDVPWKMFVESCRRIRLMKCSDPTVFKLASKGCSSSSSPKC